One part of the uncultured Bacteroides sp. genome encodes these proteins:
- a CDS encoding DUF4153 domain-containing protein, which translates to MKNILSKWHEAVRSNPVELLIALICYVINVLLFEKVIKLGESLYYYFPMLMIIAYTLNKFADKKQIRWIYYGCLLLIVPLLWLHKPESEEFFLCVTIGVLTGTYLASAWQKENASFMDSVLQLLRSLLYAFVLSGITYALLSSVYFSIQYIFEIWKSGDSRYFHYSGYFVSMVIFPSLFIYFHYDKSDKIIANKLTDILLNYVLSPVLLIYTVILYLYFIKIAFVWSLPKGGVAAIVLAFSIGLFFLKGCVLLANKCPYKWFYNKASFIVFPAYIMFWIATIYRINQYGFTEERVYLLIAGLVISLTAILFLTKRTGRYLYVMLLAILLFGVVTYIPGIRALDIERISQSNRPQIEVAPPATYLDVQLLEPVSLQGYRSLNKIYDYKTSDGMYFINEDNSLDLYSEKGAMLYSFNRDSLLAVQMKKAGLTQSDTIPKSRYSALLKIELKSALLILGELSLRHDSVYKVSNITPEFYLKK; encoded by the coding sequence ATGAAAAACATATTGTCTAAGTGGCATGAGGCTGTACGCTCTAATCCGGTAGAATTACTTATAGCACTTATCTGCTACGTAATCAATGTTTTGTTGTTCGAAAAAGTAATAAAGCTGGGAGAATCACTTTATTACTATTTTCCAATGCTGATGATTATAGCGTATACGCTGAATAAATTTGCAGACAAAAAACAGATACGGTGGATTTATTACGGTTGTTTACTATTAATTGTTCCATTGTTATGGCTCCATAAGCCGGAAAGCGAAGAGTTCTTTTTGTGTGTAACTATTGGAGTTCTCACCGGAACCTATCTGGCTTCAGCGTGGCAGAAAGAAAATGCTTCTTTCATGGATAGCGTCTTGCAATTGTTACGCTCTTTGCTTTATGCATTTGTATTATCCGGAATAACCTATGCATTGCTTTCGTCTGTCTATTTTTCCATTCAATATATATTTGAAATATGGAAGTCCGGAGATTCCCGATACTTTCATTATTCGGGGTATTTTGTAAGTATGGTTATCTTTCCATCCTTATTTATCTATTTTCATTACGATAAATCAGATAAGATAATAGCTAACAAGCTTACAGATATATTACTCAATTATGTATTATCTCCGGTATTACTAATCTACACAGTCATACTTTATCTCTATTTTATCAAGATAGCATTTGTGTGGTCGCTTCCAAAGGGAGGTGTTGCCGCCATTGTTCTGGCATTTTCTATCGGGCTGTTTTTCCTGAAAGGATGTGTGTTGCTAGCAAATAAATGTCCCTATAAATGGTTTTATAACAAAGCCAGCTTTATTGTGTTTCCTGCATATATCATGTTCTGGATAGCTACCATATACAGAATTAATCAATACGGATTTACTGAAGAACGTGTGTACTTGCTGATAGCCGGACTAGTGATATCCTTAACTGCAATATTGTTTCTTACAAAACGAACAGGTCGTTATCTGTATGTAATGTTGCTTGCCATTCTGCTGTTTGGAGTAGTAACTTATATACCTGGCATAAGAGCGTTAGATATAGAGCGGATCTCTCAAAGTAACAGACCTCAGATAGAAGTAGCACCACCTGCTACCTATTTGGATGTACAATTATTGGAACCAGTTTCACTGCAAGGATATCGTTCTCTGAATAAAATTTACGACTATAAAACCTCGGACGGTATGTATTTCATTAACGAAGATAACTCACTAGATTTATATTCAGAAAAAGGCGCTATGCTTTACAGCTTTAATCGGGACTCATTATTAGCTGTACAAATGAAGAAGGCAGGTCTTACTCAGTCAGACACTATACCGAAATCCCGTTATTCTGCTTTGCTGAAAATAGAACTCAAATCTGCTTTGCTTATTTTAGGAGAGCTTAGTCTACGTCACGATTCAGTTTATAAAGTATCAAATATAACACCAGAGTTCTATCTTAAGAAATAA